The stretch of DNA ataaataattaaaaaaaaaaaaaaaaaaaagatacagaTGGGAAAAGCCATCAAACCAGAGAGAAAACTCAATCGCAGGATAAGGCGTACTGATAATTATGTTAATGTATTATGATATGAAGTAGCACCGTTTATGAAACATTGAAATGCCTTCTTTAATTCTTCTTGATTTTGTTCCTTATCCAATATTCATGTATTTACTCTAAGAAAATACTAACATGTTTCATGTTTGGTAAGTGTGTTGTTTGAAACCGaaagaacattttttttttttaaattattcttatttatgtgcatatttaattgattttattttggaaGGGTCAAAATCAACtctaaaaatgtaaaattaacttttacattatttgatattgttgagaaaattaattttaattcaaaaatttaatttttgatatattttcatGTTCAAACTAAATGCACGACTAAATAAACACAATTTACTTCTCACAAGatacaactttaaaaaatatacattttaacttgcaattaaaatttatagtttttgaatttatgatcattatttttttaaattaaatattcaactcactttatctcaaattatttgaacatatataacttattttaattttatcaatataatttattcaaaatcatatttttttttcctattaaaaataattttgaataagtAGAGAACTAAGATATCCTGCATAGTAAAAATGTGGTAAGAGAGAGGCACTAGAAGAGATTATAGCTAGCAAGTAGCAAGTAGCAAGCACTGATAATTTTGGCTTCCACGTTCGCATTCCGTCCATTAGCACTTTACGCCTCTGTGGCTGCGTCGTTCTTGATGTTATTCTCCCCATTACTATttcataaataaacaaattctAAGGTATattatcaacaacaacaaaaatctatatccttattataaatattttgattaataatatggatattattatattatctataaaagtttattaaattaaatttttttgatatatttatttatttaattttaattttagtaattaaataaattgttttcataattaaaattaaaattttgattttaataaaaatcataataaaaagtGTGGTTTTCAAAATAGACCAAAAagataaaagttaaaattttaaatttaaatatactaTAAAAGTCTCTAATACAAAATGTtcataaaagaatattttaaatttttaatttgaaataaaaatagttttactatgtttgatattattatccaatatatttttcatttatttaaaaatatattttccagTACATTTCaacattattataaaaaactGGGTTAGGAAAGTACTCTAAAACACAGGTACCTTTCAACATAAATATCTTAAAGGTTACTGTATTTTCGATAATgaactttttttaaaagatcaatcaaattatttagatttaattaatattaatttaattatcattaaaaaatttaatggaaAGGTTAGCATTTTattacttaataaataaatattttaatttataacattTATTGTTTTACTTAAATAAAGTAGTGTGCAtgttattttcatattttctctctaataaattataagaaaacatatatttttctttagtccTCGTCCTATGGACTACTCATTTCGTCTCATATTTAGCTTCATTTAAGGttataaatatttcaacaaaaattattgAGTGCATTATGTTTTatgataaaatgaattttaactaACTATCCTTATAGATTATAGTACTTCCTCAGCCTCATATTTGGCAACTTGGATTATACGGAAATTTGGAGTGGTTTCacatttttcatatatatattaaaacacTTTTTGTTGTCGTCAAGTTTTGTTGGGAAGTCGGTTTTACAAAAGTGGTTTGGTGCCTTGCACTCTCTTCATGTTTAAAGCAATTTCTTTGCAAACTTATTCTACCATCAACTCTCTCCTCAATTAAATACCACGATGtcctaaaaatatcattatatgaattatttaattagtattGTGCGATATGACCATAATAATTAAAAGGTAAGTTAgtgaatgtattttttttacattaaattaataaaattaattttgtttaattaacTATCACCCTTAATAAGTAATTATATGCACAACCCAAATGAAAACCTTGTAATGagaatgaaataatattaatttattgataattggtatatttttttcaaatttaccttGCAATATAATAATTGgtttaaaaatttcatatgGTATTAATTGCAAGTTGCAAACAAAAATGTAATATAATTATGAGTGTATTTATAAAGTTCGGAGTCAGTAAGTAATGGATTCTAAACTTCATCTTTTTAGAAACTTTTAAGTCATTTAAATAGATGTAATATTGTACttgttatgatattttttataagggacaaaaatttatttttcaaaaagctgtttttttcaattttataaatgcTTATCATCctaaatcattattatattttttaagataaattacaTCACTATTTTTAGtctaaaaatctttaaaatgagagaaaaaatttcaaaaatatatattatgggtgtaaaatttttaaacaatcaacaaataataatcaattatttatatgattttataagtagtataataaaataaaaaattattaatattttaatggtTGAAATTAATTGGTAATGTAAATACGAACAATATAAATACCAAAAAGaactgaaaaagaaaaaaaaaatagatgtgccgagaaaaacaaaagaaaatagaaaaggaATCGCCGGAGCGGATCATTGTTGCGGATTCGGGGCCATATAAGATGACGTGACGttgaatccaatgacaaaataaACTATACTTTATTAATGACCTCGCCTCGTAATTGGTGCAAAACATAAGGGGTATTATCGGTATTCTAAGCAATGAGACCAATCTGAATGGCACAAACGTCAATCCAACAACTCCACATGATTTTGGTTTTCCGCTATTTATTCCACCTCCCAAGAAAGAAGAATCTTCAAACCCCTCATCATCATTCATTTCTTAATTTTCTCTTCATTCATTCACCACTCTGCATAGTGCATACCACAACTTCCACAACAACACTGTTCCTGTTGCAGTTACTATTATGTGCCAACTCAGAAACAACTTCTTTTTGTACCCACTGTTATGATTATATCATAGTACACACACAAACTCACTCCTAATTCAACTCAATATTGCTGCCATCCTCAACTCTACCTATTCTCTCCCACCCCAGGTAAAttctttcttcctcttcattcttttgttttatatgTATATACTCTTActaatttttctaatttaatttaattctaaataattatatgattgacttttattataattcGCCTTAGGTTGTGATGTGatgaaaaatttatgttttatatttttttaatttatgatttattttaattagtatCAActgaaatgattatttttttctcttaatttaTTGGATTTATCGCTATTATTCAATATATGGGGTAGGACTGTATTTGACtctttttttctattttcctaCAAATATTTTTGGGTTCCACAAATCCCAATTGTCGTTATCTTTTTTCTAGATGTCTCTAATCCAATATGGTTGGTTGGTTATTATCACCGCAAAATGGAGTACTTTCTAAAATCATCTTTATTCAGACACTACTTTCTGTTCTCGACATATATACACTACTTTTTATCttctttgacttttttttttcatcttatgTTTTTACCGTTCTTTTAACTGCATTTATCTTTGTACTCAATTCTATTCCATGACCCCTTAATCTTAATCGACtcttttgatttgtttttttaaaagaattttcatGTCGGAGAGTGTTTGATTCTGTTATGTAGAAAAGTGAGTTGACTTAAGTGACAACTGCCATAACAaggagaataaaataaaatttattagcaTATAATTTGTTTTGTGAACATTGGTGTAATTATAGTTCAAATGATAATAGCAGAATCATGTGTAAATTTCATCCGTTGAATTATTAAAAACtgacttttataataattatattaaaagtaCAGCTATAAATGATTGttatgtatataataattacacTCTTAATATATTAGAATAAGATTGAAcctataataatttaatgtgttGAGTTTCTCCTTAAACTCTTATGTTGCAAACAATTACCGAGGATAAGActaatttagattatttataaTGCTCCAATATATTCTCAAAATATACCATTAATGCAACTTTGGAAAATCCCCTCTCTCTTGTTGTTTCTAAACCAAAGGTTCGATGTACATGTACCATGTGCAGTTGCCTAGTTTATGGGACCCTATCTATTAAAAGAAATAGGAcagtttaattaaatatacacgCCTAGTCACATGCAAAACCAAGAAccatagagaaaaagaaaactatttatttctttttttctttttaattttttacacatactaaaacattaaataaaatttgttacttttaatattttcttttgtaatgttattaattattcattatcttattttatatattagtattttcttttatattaatgattaaaaatattatttacaaatataataattaaataaaaataatttttcttaccaACGTGACAATTAAAGAGAAACGGaagaatataaataatgaatatattTGTTTGGCTTTATCATACTTTTTCTACACGGTACAGTGTATTAACaatattgtttgttttttctATGTAACATCTCTGTCTTAAATTGACTATTCTCCAATCACCTTCTACTATTAAAATTTGGATTTTGCAACACTTTTCTTACAACTCTTTGTTCTGTTGTTGAAGGGTTGTGAGGATGTTATTAGAGAAAGTGGAAGAGTTTAACATGGACAAATTTATAGAAGATTTTGAGTCAATGACTAAAGATACAGAAAGGGTTCAGAAGGAAACACTCAAAAGAATTTTGGAAGATAATGCATCAGCTGAATATTTGCAGAATTTGGGTCTCAATGGAAGAACTGACCCTGAAAGTTTCAAAGCTTGTGTTCCACTTGTTACACACAAAGATTTGGAACCTTATATCTATAGAATTCTTGATGGTGATGCTTCTCCTATTCTTACTGGAAAATCCATTACTACTATGTCTTTAAGGTGTGTGGTTTTGTTCTACTTTTTGtttcttatactttttttgTCTTCCTAAATTTATGcttgaatattaattttttgaattgtatttttgcAGTTCTGGTACTACTCAGGGGAAGCCAAAATATATACCATGGAATGATGAATTGTTTGAAACCACAATGCAGATATATCAGACATCTTTTGCCTTTAGGAACAGGTTTGGAACTTTTCATAATTTACTGTTTTTGTATTTGTTGTGGAGTGAATTTGAATTATGtctcataaaattatattaataacaaagTTGTATAACTATATCTTTGTGCAGAGAGTTTCCTATAAAAAATGGAAAAGCCTTAAACTTCATATATGGAAGCAAACAGTCGAAAACAAGAGGTGGTCTGATAGCAACAACAGCTACAAGTAACGTGTTTCGCAATCCACATTACAAACGCACAATGAAAGCACTTCAATCCCAATGTTGCAGTCCAGATGAAGTTATATTCGGTTCTGATTTTTTTCAATCATTATATTGCCATCTACTATGTGGACTAATTTTCCGTGAAGAAGTTCAATTAGTATCTTCAACATTTGCACATAGCATTGTCCATGCTTTCAGAACATTTGAACAAGTTTGGGAAGAGCTTTGTAATGATATAAAACAAGGTGTTCTTACTAGCCGAATCACGGTTCCATCGATTCGAATGGCTATGTCGAAAATACTGAAACCAAATCCAGAACTAGCTAACATTATACACAAAAAATGTTTAGGATTGAGTGGTTGGTATGGTTTGATACCTGAGATATTTCCTAATGCAAAGTATATTTATGGCATTATGACTGGTTCTATGGAACCATATTTGGAAAAGTTAAGACACTATGCAGGGGTGTTACCTTTGTTAACTGCTGATTATGGTGCTTCTGAAGGGTGGATAGCttcaaatgttaatccaaaagTTCCACCTGAATTGGCTACTTATGCTGTGCTTCCTCAAATTGGTTACTTTGAGTTCATTCCTCTTACACAGGGTGATAATCAAGATACTTTTCTTTCTGTTGATCCTAAGCCACTTGGACTCACTGAGGTCAAAATTGGTCAAGAGTATGAAATTGTTATGACCAATCCTGCTGGTAAGTTACTAAATTCTTTTCTCATCATTTACTTTTTTTGCTTAAATAGAAAACcaatttcataaaaaacaaattgtAATTAACCATTTATTCAGTTATTTTAATTAGCACCTTCACATCCAactactttttttcttctatatgctggcatattttaaaatgttacttgCTCATATAAAACTTCTTACATACCTCACATGCGTCAAGGTGAAGGTGAAAGTAAAACTTTTTAGATATCTCACATGTGccagtttatttatttaaggaGCTATTCATATTTGAAAGGGAACCAATTTTGTGACTTTAATACGTGTGGGGTATGTTGGTTTTTTTATTTGCTGTTATTactcatattattaaaatattaaaataaaatatggggACCAACCCATTCCTTAGGCCCAATGGTCGACGGAGCCTCGCCTCAAAAATTATTTGGCTCTTTCTTCTCATATCTCTCAATTAGAGTAAAAAGAAGTTTTCTGTGAATGtttttaaatgtataaaaatatatgttttaattagataaattagatatataaaatatatttttaaatgattcaattcgagtaaaattttaagattttttggAATACTTAcaagttaaaaaaaacactttgaaattatttttgtcattacACTACcggaatttattttttgtatttggaATATAGTTAAATGATTTTAGCATCTTCGGATACTTTATTATTGACATGTTAAAAACATGTATACtagaaatacaataaaaaatatataatatatgtgtcGATAGGGGGGACTTCACTTTCGGATAcggttttaaaaattataatagtatGAATTGCTTCTGGAAAATAATGACATATgcatacttttattttatttatttttttggttggggGTAATATATAGTGTTTActtttatatatgtttggtaATTTGACCATtaccaaattaaataaatgataaatattaacaAGTGTCTTTCACCATCAATATCTGACAATAACttgttaaaagtttaaatataataaaatgtattaaaaacaattataatttatattttaaaattataaaaaaaaaattactcttaaattatatatatttttcttgcaGACTGGTTAGAATCACCCTAAATAAATTTCTTATTTCTGACAGA from Cicer arietinum cultivar CDC Frontier isolate Library 1 chromosome 3, Cicar.CDCFrontier_v2.0, whole genome shotgun sequence encodes:
- the LOC101504683 gene encoding jasmonoyl--L-amino acid synthetase JAR4-like → MLLEKVEEFNMDKFIEDFESMTKDTERVQKETLKRILEDNASAEYLQNLGLNGRTDPESFKACVPLVTHKDLEPYIYRILDGDASPILTGKSITTMSLSSGTTQGKPKYIPWNDELFETTMQIYQTSFAFRNREFPIKNGKALNFIYGSKQSKTRGGLIATTATSNVFRNPHYKRTMKALQSQCCSPDEVIFGSDFFQSLYCHLLCGLIFREEVQLVSSTFAHSIVHAFRTFEQVWEELCNDIKQGVLTSRITVPSIRMAMSKILKPNPELANIIHKKCLGLSGWYGLIPEIFPNAKYIYGIMTGSMEPYLEKLRHYAGVLPLLTADYGASEGWIASNVNPKVPPELATYAVLPQIGYFEFIPLTQGDNQDTFLSVDPKPLGLTEVKIGQEYEIVMTNPAGLYRYRVGDVVKVMGFHNSTPELKFIRRSSLLLNINIDKNTEKDLQLAVEAAGKLLAEEKIEVVEFTSHVDLSKEPGNYVIFWEISGEASEEVLGECCNCLDKSFIDAGYTSSRKVNNIGALELRVVRKGTFQKILDHYLGLGTALSQYKTPRCVGPTNNVVLQILTENVVNNFLSTAFN